The genomic segment TGGTGACGCCGAGTGAATATGAACAAGCCATCTTACCGCTCGGAGTGACGACGGTGATCGCCGATCCGCACGAAATTGCTAACGTCAAAGGTGCAGACGGTCTACAGTTCATGTTAGATGATGCGGAACAGCTTCGTCTTGATGTACGGATGATGTTACCGAGCTGTGTTCCGGCGACGTCGTTCGAACACGCAGGGGCGTCGTTAAAGGCAGCCGACTTAGCGCCGTTCGTCAATCATCCGGGTGTCCATGGATTAGGGGAAGTGATGGATTACCCGGCGGTCGAACGTGCCGATGCGGACATGCTACAGAAAATCGAGCAGATTGAAGCAGCAGGGAAGCTCGTTGATGGTCATGCAGCAGGTCTTGGTGCACGTGAAGTCAACATCTACGGAGTTGCCGGCATTCGGACGGACCATGAAGCGGTTACGAAAGAAGAAGCGCTCATACGTGCACGCAGAGGGCTGTATGTCGAAGTCCGTGAAGGATCGGCAGCCCGAAATTTAAAAGAAGTACTGGATGCCGTAACAGAAAGCAATGCGAGTCGCTTCTTATTCTGTACAGACGATAAGCATTTGGATGATACATTACGTGAGGGAACGATCGACTACAACGTGCGTTATGCAATCGAACATGGGATTAAATGGGAAACGGCATATGCGATGGCATCACTCCATGCAGCAAATGCCTATGCATTACAAGATCGCGGGGCAATCGTCCCAGGACGCCGGGCGGATTATGTTCTTTTGACGGATCCTGATCGTGTAGTGATTCGTGAAGTGTTCGTGAAAGGCGAGCCGGTCGCTCGAGATGGTAAAACAATCATTACGTCTCCGAAAGTAACGGTCCCACCTAATTTGCGCGGTGAATTAAAAACGAAAGAAATCACGGACACAGTGTTTGAACTGCCACTCGCGCACCCGAAAGCAAATGTTATCGGAGTTATTCCGAAAAGCATTGTTACGAATCATCTCGTGTTGGATGTGCCCGTCGTCGATGGAATGTTTGTGCAGGATACAGCGCAAGATTTATTAAAGATTGCTGTCATCGAACGCCATAACGGAACAGACTTCTCAGCAGTTGGCATCGTCCAAGGCTTCGGTATGAAACGTGGAGCGATTGCCGCGACGGTCGCCCATGATTCACATAACCTCGTCATCGTCGGTACTTCAGATGCGGAGATGAAGCTTGCAGCAGAGCGTCTCGTTAAAGCGGGAGGAGGCGTCATCGCGGTCAAAGGTGAGGATGTCTTGGCAGAACTGCCACTTGAGATCGCCGGTTTGATGACGAGTCGTCCGTTCGAGGAAGTCGGAGCTACGTTAGAAAAGTTAAACGATGCGCTGGATGTATTAGAAGCGGATCGTTCATTCAATCCGTATTTGACGATGTCGTTCCTTTGCCTACCCGTCATTCCGAATTTGAAATTGACGGACAGTGGACTGTTTGACGTCAAAACCTTCCAACATATTAAGACACAGGCGCTAAGATAAAGAAACCCGGATTAAAAAAGGTGAACACTCACTACGACTAGTGTTCACCTGCTTTATTGATTTCCTTCCCGCCTCAAATCCCATCATTCCTTTACATTTGTTATTGAATCTTAATATTTTTCAAGTTGAATCATTATCTGATCCTTGTTATAGTTGTTTTTATATCATCTGTGAAAAACATCACTTTCAGTGAAACTTTTTAACCCTTGATTCGTAAAATATAAAAGAAAAAAGAAAGGAAGGATAGTATGGATAAATCGTATTTTGAAGGACATGAAGAACTGATTGCTTGCGTCTATCGCTCGTTCATCGACCAATTTCATGAGTTACCAGAGCGACGACGAACAAAACGTCAACTGCGAAACCTTGCATTTTCTGTCATCCGTCAAGCAGGTCCGACCTATCAAGAGCGAACGGTGTTGTATGAATTTTTCGCCGAGTTTTTCAGAGCAGTAGAAGAAGGACAGCATGAAAAAATTGAATTCTATAAACAAATCGCACAGTAAAGACCCCAGACGGCTCCGGCAGAAGGGGTCTTTGTTGTTTTACAAAATAAAAAAATCCAAAAACCCACCGGAATGGATTTTTGGATTGCAGATATTGTTTACTTAACTTCCATCCATTTAAAGCTCATGTCAGCACCAAATGGGTGGCGGTATAATTTGTCGATGTTAGCCCGTTGTAAGTAAGCTTCACCTTTTTGATAGATTGGAGCAATTGCATAATCTTCTGCGAGAAGCATTTTTTCAGCTTCTTGAAGATCAGACCAACGTTTTGCTTCATCTGTTTCTTTCTTCGCATCTTTAACAAGTTGATCAAACTCTTTATTCGAGTAGTTCATCCGGTTAAAGCTTCCGTCCGTTAACCACATGTCGAGGAACGTCATTGGATCCTGGTAATCAGGGCCCCAGCCGGCAGCGGAGATGTCATAGTCACCTTTTGACTCAAGGTCAAGGAAGTTTTTGAACGGTTGTTGCTTGATTTTGACCGTCAAGCCAGGCAAGTTCTTCTCGAGGTCACCTTTTAAGAATTCAGATACCTTTTTAAAGGCATCCTCATCTCGTGAAAGCATATCGAGTTCAACTGTTTTAACACCTAACTCTTTTAGACCGGCCTCCCAGGCTTTTTTCGCCTCTGCAGCGTCAAAGCTTTGAAGGTCTGGGTATTTCGCGCGGAAGTCTTCGCCGTCCGGTGTGAACGTGAAATCTTTTGCGACGATGAAGTTCGCAGGTTCTGATCCATCGTTCAGGATGACATCTGTGATGCCTTGCTTCTCGAAACCAAGCGCAAGAGCTTTACGGATGTTCTCATTTTGGAGTGCTTTATTTTTCTGGTTGAAGCGTAAGAAATTGATCCGTGCGTCTGGACGTGTTTTGTAGTCTTCTGACTGTTCGTATTGTGAAACGAATTCAGAAGTAATCGGTGCGAAATCAACTTCTTTTGACTCGAATAAGTTGACGCCGGTCGAGATTTCTTTTACGACCTTCACGTCGATCTTATCCATTTTGACGTTTGCTTTGTCCCAGTAATCTGGATTCTTTTTGTATGTCCATCCGGCGTTCGATTGCCAATCTGACAAGATAAAAGGTCCATTGAAGTTCATTGATTCAACATTCATCGCGAATTTGTCGCCTTTTTCTTCGACGAATGATTGCTTAAGTGGTAAGTACGTAGGGAAACTCGTCAAACCAAGGAAATACGGTGCAGGTGCTTCGAGCTGAACTTCGAGCGTTTGGTCGTCGATTTTTTTGACGCCGAGTTCGTCGAGTTCTGCTTCACCCGCCATGATTTTATTGGCGTTCTTTAAATCCTGTAAGATGTACGCATATTCAGCACCTGTTTTCGGATCAAGTGCACGTTTCCATGAGTAAATGAAATCATCCGCTGTGACGGATGAACCATCCGACCACTTTGCGTCTTTCCGTAGTTTGAAGGTATATGTTTGTTTATCATCGGATACTTCAACACTTTCAGCCATCCCAGGCGTTGGTTTATTTTCACCATCCAGACGATAAAGGCCTTCGAATACGTTGTTTGTCACGATGATTGATGTCGAGTCCGTCGTTTTCGTTGGATCGAGTTGTGGGACATCCGTTGTAGAGATGAATGTCACTTCTTGTTTTTTGTTACCATCTGATGACGAGCTACCGTTCGATTCATTATCCTGACCACAAGCTGCTACTGCGAGTAGCGCCATGCTCGATAAGCCAGCAAAGGCGATTTTAGTCTGTTTCTTCATGTGAAAAATGACCCCCCCGATTAATTTAAAGTAATTTCAGAAAAGTTTGAACATAATGTAAATTTAAGTGAAAATGAATGAAAATGCAACATAAATTTTCTGATAATTCTCACTGGTCGAGGTCTATTTGCTCAATTCCGAGCGATTTCAAGTAGTCATAAAGTATGAAAATCGTGACACGGTGAGGCGAGTACATCCGTAATGTCAATTGCTGTGGCGTGCCACGTAAACGAATATTCGTAATCCGGACGCCCCGTTGTTCGAGCGCTTTTTTAACCGTCTCTGCATCGAGGGTTTCCGGTAAAGTCAAATGAGCGACGATGACGTTTGCTTCAAACCGGCTGTTGTTGAATCGTTTCATGATCCAGGTGATACTTTCGAGCGAAACGAATAGAAAAAGTACGAGAAAGCTTGACTCAATAATGAATCCTGCACCGACGGCAATCCCGATGCCGCTCGCCGCCCAGATAATTGCTGCTGTCGTCAAACCACTGACGATATCATGTGGACGTCGGAGGATGACGCCGGCTCCAATGAATCCAATTCCGGCGACGATTTGGGCGACGATTCGCATCGGATCCATTTGGACATGAGAGGCAATATCTTCATAAAAAATAACGGAGTTGATTGAAACGATGGTTAACAGGCAACTGATCAGGGTAATTACGAGGCTAGTACGTATACCAACTGGCTTGTTTTTGACTTCACGTTCGAATCCGATAATGGTTCCAAATGTTGCGGCAATCATTAATTTATATAAGTCTTCTAGTTGGAACGAATGCACCCATGCCATCATCATCAAATCCTTTCTTTACATTGAAGTGGGTTTTGTTATAATGAACTTTGTGTCTTCGAATGAATATACGTTTGATATGAATAGATATACAGATTTGGAGGAAGTGTTTACATCATGAATCAACAAAAGATTGGTTTTTTTGCATTAGCAGCAATGGTCATCGGTTCGATGGTTGGAGGGGGTGCCTTTAACCTGCCAGGAGCGATGGCTCAAAAAGCAAGTGCTGGTCCGATTTTAATCGGTTGGAGCATCACAGGACTTGGTATGATTATGTTGGCATTAGTCTTTCAACACTTGGCGAATAGTAAGCCGGAGCTTGAAGGTGGTATTTATGCGTATGCACGAGAAGGCTTCGGTCGTTTCGTTGGTTTCAATAGCGCTTGGGGATACTGGGTATCCGCCTGGATCGGTACCGTTGCGAATATCACGTTAGTCTTTAACGCACTCAGTTATTTCTTCCCGATTTTTTCAGCGGAAAATCGACTATTTTTATTGATGATGAGTGTCGTCGTCGTGTGGGGACTATTTTGGATTGTCTCGAGTGGGATTAAAGAAGCAACACTCGTTAACTTGATTACGACAATCGCTAAGCTTGTCCCCATCCTAATCTTCATTCTGCTCGTCGGGATTGCGTTTAATGTACGCACGTTCAATCTCAATTTTTGGGGAGAGGGAACGGAGCTTGGATCGATTTTTGAACAAGTGAAGGGAACGATGCTTGTCACGCTTTGGGCATTCGTCGGGATTGAAGGAGCCGTCGTCTTATCGTCGCGTGCGAATAAGCGGAGTGATGTCGGTAAGGCGACCGTGACAGGTCTCATCGGCGTACTCGTCATTTACATCTTGATTTCAGTGTTATCACTCGGTGTCTTGACGCAAGAGCAACTAGCCGGATTAAATGAACCGACGATGGCGTATGTCTTGGAAGCCGCGATCGGACCGGTCGGTGCAACCATCATCATGATTGGATTAATTATCTCGTTGTCGGGTGCTTTGCTCGGTTGGACGATTTTAGCATCAGAGATTTCCTATCTTGTCGCAAAAGATGGAGCTTTTCCAAGAGTGTTCGCGAAGACGAACCGGAACGGAGCACCCGTCGGCGCATTGCTTATCACACAAATTGCGACACAACTCGTTGCGGCGGTTGCTTTGTTCTCGGCCCAAACGTATCTTGTTTTATCAAGTATTGCCGGGATTTGTGCACTTTTACCGTACTTGTTGTCGGCAGTCTATAGTGTTCGTTTCTCTAAAGCGGAACGCAATACGAAGATGTTGATTTTCTCTATTATTGCTTCCTTCTATTCGATTTGGCTCGTTTATGCGTCGGGTATTTGGTACATCGTCATTGCAGCATTGGTTTATGCTCCAGGTATCATTGCCTACTCGTTAGCAGAACGTGAGCAAAAACGTAGTGGTATGTCACGTTACGAGATGATTGCGAGCGGTGTGCTCGTAATTTTAGCGGGGATCGCCATTTATGGTATGGTCGCTGGTCAAATCCAGTTGTAATCGTAAAAAAGGGCTGACTTTTGAGTCAGCCCTTTTTATATTTTCAACAAGCGATATCAGCTAGTTGAGGAATTAAATCGTTTGTCGACCTCATCGACGGATAAAGGTTTTGCGAAGATGAATCCTTGCATCTGTTGACATGACGTTGTTTTTAGATACGCTTCAGCGCTGGAAGTTTCGACTCCTTCCGCAACTAAATTAAGGTTCAAATTCCGACCTAGTTGAATAATGGAATCTAATAATCCTACATTTCCAACGTCAATCCCATCAATAAAAGTTTTGTCGATTTTGAGTTCATCAATCGGAAAAGCACTTAAATATTGAAGTGAAGAATAACCTGTTCCGAAATCATCGATGGACAGGCGGAAACCGAGTGACTTGATCAATTGCATCCGTTCGAGTGTTCGCTGTGTTTGTAGGATGGCGATGTTTTCTGTCATCTCAAGCGTCACTGAGCGAGGCGAGATTATTTTATTTGAAATCAAGTGTTGGAGCGTCCGGATAAAGGAATCGCTTTGGAACTGGTGGGGGGAAATGTTGATGGCCATCGTCAGCTTAGGGTCAATCGTCTGTTGCCACTCGGCTAATTGTTCGCACGCCTCGAGGACGACCCAGTTATTGATGGGGGTGATGAGTGCTGCTTCTTCGGCAAGCGGAATGAACTCAGCCGGCGGAATACTTCCAAGTGCTGTATGATTCCAACGCAGCAATGCCTCGAAGCCGTTCACACGTCTCGTTTTCAAGTTGATGATGGGCTGATAAGCGAGTGAGAACGCGCCATCTTCTAAAGCTGTAAATAAAGAACGTTCAAGCTGTACTTTTCGTGTAAATTGTTGATCCATTTCATGTGTTAAATATTGAATCGTTCCTGTTCCGACAGCTTTTCCTGAGTACAATGCCATTTCTGATCTCCGGAATAAGTCTTCGAGTGAACTGGCCTCTGACGGATAGAGCGTGATTCCGAATGTACAGGAAATGATTAACGAATGACCATTAATGTAGTAAGGGCGTTGAATGACTTGTTGGAGCTTACGGACGAGTTGGAATAACGTATTTCTGTCGGAAGCGGGAATGAGTAGGCCGAATAAGTCACTCGTCGGATGAAAGGTTAAGGTACCTTCCGTCTGCTGTGAGAGACGAAGGGCTAGTGCTTGTAAAAGTTGATCACCGATGTGCGTTCCGAACGAATCATTGATGACTTTGAAACGATCGATATCAAATAAGATTAAAGCGAGTGGCTGAGTGGGTGAAGCGTGATCGAACATCGTTGCACCTTCTCTTAAAAATCCACGTCGATTGAGTAAATGCGTCATTTCGTTATGGTGGACTAGAAAATCAAGTTCCTCTTCAAGACGGGTTGTTTCGGTCACATCAGTCCCGATAAATAAGTGTTGGAACCGGACACCGTCCGCATCATAAATCGGAATAAGTGTCGCTTGGAGAAACTTTCTTTCGGACGATGACGTTTCGATCGGCATTTTTCCGGACCAGGCTTTTTTTTGTTTGATTTGCGAGCGGATGGTCATCAATACTTCGTTTTCGGCTGCACTGAGCAACTGCGTCCAAGGACGCTTGATGAGCTGATTCGGACAAAAACCTGTGAAATCGACCATGTTGGCGTTAGCGTAAGTGATAGTCCCCCGTGCATCCAAAACGAGGACACAAGCGATTTGATCAAACGCGTAGCGTAAGTCCATCAATCCTTGAAAGAGCGGTTTCGTGTCGGATTGTTGAGCGGTTGAAGGGAGGCTACAAAAAGAAGCACCTATGACGTATTCATCGTTATCGTCAAACAATGGTGTGATTAACATTGTCGCGGTCATGCTTGTACCTGTTTTGTGTAAAAAATACGTGTTCGGAAGTTGAATGACCTGGCGACGTTCTAAAAACGATCTCCAAATCTGTTCACTAAAAGCAACGTCTTCCGGATTTAATAACGGGAGTGTTCGACCTAACACTTCATCTGCAGACCATCCCCAATAGTCTTCAGCCGAAGGGTTCCAGATACGAACGGTTAAATCCAGATTTAAGATGAAGGCAGGTAAGGGGAACTTACTCATGACGACTTCATAGGAATCAATGGTCGAACGGTCCATTACATGCACACTCCTTGTTACGCAAATTGATAGTTCAGTTGTCTTGTCTATTCCCAATATATTCAATCAACATGCAGATAAACATATATTCAATCAACATGCAGATAAACCCTTTTGGATGTTTAACTTTTGTATGAAGATTATTTTGAGGAATCTGTTATAATCGATTTGAAAGCGTTTTCTAAAGAGTCAAAGGGGGACTATTTATGAATCAAACAGAAAAAATTATTCAACAGACAGAGCAGTTCGGGGCACATAACTATCATCCACTTCCAATCGTCATTTCAGAAGCGGAAGGTGTCTTCGTCAAAGATCCAGAAGGACGTCAGTATATGGATATGCTCAGTGCTTACTCAGCCGTCAATCAAGGGCATCGTCATCCTAAAATCATCGAAGCTTTAAAACGCCAGGCTGATAAGATTACGTTGACATCACGTGCGTTCCATAATGATCAGTTAGGTTTCTTCTATGAAAAAGTAGCGAAGTTGACGAATAAAGATATGGTTCTACCCATGAACACCGGTGCAGAAGCTGTCGAAACAGCAGTGAAGGCTGCACGACGTTGGGCGTATGAAGTAAAACAAGTTCCGGGCGACGCAGAGATTATCGTGTGCGAAGGAAACTTCCACGGGCGGACGATGACTGCTGTTTCCATGTCGACGGAAGCAGAATACCAACGCGGGTTTGGACCACTGTTACCTGGAATCAAAACGATTCCGTATGGTGACCTGGAAGCCTTAAAAGGTGCAATTACTGAAAACACGGCAGCCTTCATCGTTGAGCCGATTCAAGGGGAAGCGGGAATCTTGATTCCGTACGATGGTTTCTTAAAAGACGCGCAAGCTGTCTGTAAAGAGCAGAACGTCCTGCTCGTGGCTGACGAAATCCAATCAGGTCTCGGACGTTCAGGTAAGTGGTTTGCTTCGGATTGGGACGAAGTGACGCCAGACATGTATATTCTCGGAAAAGCACTAGGCGGCGGAGTATTCCCGATTTCATGTGTAGCGGCAAATCGCGACGTGCTGAATGTCTTTAATCCAGGCTCGCATGGCTCGACATTTGGTGGAAATCCATTAGCATGTGCCGTCTCGGTTGCTTCGTTAGAAGTGCTCGAAGATGAAAAATTACCTGAGCGGTCGCTTGAACTCGGAACGTACTTCATGGAAAAATTAAAACAAATCAACAACCCGATCATTAAAGAAGTCCGTGGACGTGGACTCTTCATCGGAGTTGAATTGACAGAAGCGGCTCGTCCATATTGTGAAGCATTAAAGGAAAAAGGACTGCTTTGTAAAGAAACGCATGAGACGGTCATTCGTTTTGCACCACCACTCGTCATCACGAAAGAAGAGCTCGACTGGGCCTTTGAACGAATCGAACAAGTATTAGGCGCCTCGGTAACGCAATAATTGATAGATCAAGACTTCCTGGTCGATTATGACGGGAAGTCTTTTTCTTTTTTATGTTTGATTCTTTTGGAGATGGGAAAATACTAATATTCGCATAAAAAATAGGGGGTAATGAATATGTCAGAAAACAGTGGTTTGAATAAAAAGCTCGATGGTGCAGTCGATAAAGCAGCAGGTAAAGCAAAAGAGGCACTTGGTAAAGCGACAGGGGATAAATCAACAGAACGTGATGGGAAGAAAGATCAATTAAAAGGTGGCGCGAAAAAGACAGTCGGGAATGCCCAGCAAAATCTTGAGGATACGAATCGTCATTAATGCGTGACCGTAAGTACCCGAACGTTCGGGTACTTTTTTTATGAATAAATTTGTATAAAGGTCTAGTCATTTAGATGTTTATATGAAATAATGACAGTTGTAAAAGCGTTTTCATTGATTCGTCAGCAATTGTTTTTTTACTTAAGAAAGGATGAAGTGTATGTTGCAATTTCTTCAACGGATTGGTAAAGCTTTAATGCTGCCAATCGCCGTATTACCAGCCGCAGGGATTGTCTTACGACTCGGATCGGCAGACATGCTGGATATCCCATTGATGGTAGCAGCGGGAGGGGCAATTTTTGATAACTTGCCGCTTATCTTTGCGATTGGTGTCGCAATCGGACTTTCGATTGATGCCAGTGGGGCAGCTGGATTAGCTGGGGCAGTCGGTTATCTCGTTTTAAAAAATGGTGTTGATTCCATGAACAAAGATTATTCCAATGCCCAAATTCAAGCAAAGTATGATGCGATAGCAGCCATTGTCAATGATTCCTCGACGAAAGCAGACGGTGCGACCTTGAGTGCGATTGCGAATCAGGCGAGTCTTGGTTCGATGGTCAACATGGCAGTCTTTGGCGGAATCATTGCCGGGATTACAGCCGGTTTGCTTTACAATCGTTTTTATAACATTAAACTCCCGGATTGGTTGGCATTCTTTGGTGGAAGACGGTTCGTTCCGATCATCACCTCTGCTGTAATGCTCGTTTTAGCTTTTATCTTTGGTTACTTATGGCCGTTCATCGAAGATGGGATCAATGGTGCCGGAGAATGGATGGTCAGCCTCGGAGCAGGCGGTGCCGCACTGTTTGGATTCTTCAACCGTCTCTTGATTCCTGTCGGTCTGCATCATGTCTTAAACAATATTTTTTGGTTCGTCTTCGGTTCGTATGAAAAAGCAGACGGGACGATCGTCAATGGAGACATCGCTCGTTTCTTTGCCGGAGATCCGACAGCGGGTATCTATCAGGCTGGTTTCTTCCCGATTATGATGTTTGCACTTCCGGCAGCTGCTGCTGCGATGGTCATGGCAGCACGGAAAGAAAATCGGAAAGCTGTTGCCGGAGCGATGATTGGTTTAGGATTGACTTCGTTCCTAACGGGGATTACGGAGCCGATTGAGTTTTCATTCATGTTCCTTTCACCCGTCTTGTACGTCATGCATGCCGTTTTGACAGGTCTTTCGATGGCCGTCGTCAATTTGCTTGGCATCTTACATGGGTTCTCGTTCTCAGCAGGGTTCATTGATTATGCCTTGAATTTTGGAATTGCTACAAAACCGTTGTTGCTGATTCCGGTTGGTCTCGCGTTCGCGGTCATCTATTACTTCCTGTTCTACTTCATGATTACGAAGTTTGATTTAAAAACACCAGGTCGTGAAGATGAATCGCTCGTAACAGACACGGGTATCGTAACAGGGGTTTCAGATGATAAGTATGAGCAACAAGCAGCAAAAATCTTTGCAGGTCTACAAGGTACGGATAATGTGACGGCGATTGATAATTGTGCGACACGTTTACGTTTACAAGTCAAAGATACAAGTGTAATTGATGAAGCAGCGATTAAAGCCGCTGGTGCAAAAGGTGTCATGAAGATGGGGGCGACAAACGTCCAAATCATCATCGGGACAGATGTTGAATTCGTCGCGGATGCCATGAAACGTCACAAAAATAAGTAAACAAAAGACCAGCGCTCATGAGCGCTGGTCTTTTGTTTTGAAGGGAGATACACTGTTAAGAAAAGTCACGTTGATTGTGCGACGCAGTGACTGTTTTTTGTTTTGGGGCGTGGGCATAAATCGGATAAAAAATACCGACTAAAATGATGATGATACCAATCCACTGTGAGCCCATTAAATGTTCGCCTAAAATGAGCACAGAACAGATGACTGCTGTTGGGAGCTCGGCAGCTCCGAGCAATGAGACGCTGGCAGGACTGAGATGTGGTGCACCTGCGGCAAATAAAAGTGGTGGTAAAATTAAAGCGAATAAGCCGAGTGGAAGGGCATAAAGCAACATTCCATTTTCAAAATTTGTTTCGCTCAAGAAAGTAGTAGGTGGATACATAATCATGACGAAAAGTAACCCACCTGTCATCATATAAAAGCTCTTTTTGATGACCGGAAGATGATTTGCGACACGTCCGCTCGCGAGTAAAAAGATGGAGAAGCTGACCGCTGCGCCTAATCCGAACAGTGTTCCGCGGAAGTCAAGCGAACTCGTGTAAGCAGCACTTGCCAAAATGGCTCCGCCAATCAAGAGGATTGCTGACAAGAAGTGTGCCCGTGAAGGTAAGCGTTTCGAAATGATTGAATCGATAACAACACCAATCCACGTAAATTGGAACAATAAGATGATTGCGACGGAAGCAGATATTGTCTGCAGGCTCTGATAGTAAAGGTAACCTGTCGTCCCACTGGAGATGCCGATAATGACCAGTTTCATAGCGGTCGTAGGTGCGAGACGTAGATTTTTTGTAAATAGCGCAAGGATGAAAATCATGAGCCATCCGAAGAGAAACTGACTTCCTGAAACTGTAGCAGAGTCGAAGCCGGCAGCATAAGCTAGTTTGACAATCGTTGAAAGGACACCGTAACTGATAGCGCCGATTAAAACGAAAAGTGTTGCTTTTGATCGATTCATTTAGTTGCCTCCATGTTTTAGAACGCACAAAAAAGGTTGCAACAGGGCCTTGTCCAGGTTTTTTGGACAGGGTTTGGTTGCAACCTGTGTGAGTTATTTAATGTTGAGACCTACCTCTTTGTAAAAGGCGGGTTTTAATTCATTGTAGCGAGCAGTTAAACGATTAAAATCATTTAACGTAGCCGTAGCCTGACGCGTAGTACGATTTAAGTCGGCTGTTGCTTCATCAATCTTAACGAAGTTCGGTTTCTCGGTCAAGTAGGAGAGTAATTTTTCCTCCGCGTCCATTGAAGCGGTATATTGCTTAACGAATGTAGTGAATGCTTGTTCACGCTGTTCGATGACTTCAATCACGCGAAATCCTTCACGTTTCGGTCCGGTTTCGAGTTCTGCGACGTAATCTTTTAATTCTTGTATATCTAACTTGGCGAAAGCCTCTCGGCGCAACGATTGTTCTTGTTCAAGCAAAGAGGATCGTTCTTCGTTTAAAGCCATTAATTCCTCACGTTCATTTTGTGACCGTTTGATTTCCTCAGCTCCTGCATCGAGAACTGCTTGGTACGTATTAACGGAAATTTCATCTTTTCTACTTCTAGACTCTGCGAGCGTGGTCGCGTCTTGTTCGTATGTTGCGTGCTC from the Exiguobacterium oxidotolerans JCM 12280 genome contains:
- the ade gene encoding adenine deaminase yields the protein MDTTVRARLIAIAAKKQKAAIVYQGIQVIDVMTRETYQADVAIDSGYIAAVGDGYEGEENIDGTDQYIAPSFIDGHVHIESSMVTPSEYEQAILPLGVTTVIADPHEIANVKGADGLQFMLDDAEQLRLDVRMMLPSCVPATSFEHAGASLKAADLAPFVNHPGVHGLGEVMDYPAVERADADMLQKIEQIEAAGKLVDGHAAGLGAREVNIYGVAGIRTDHEAVTKEEALIRARRGLYVEVREGSAARNLKEVLDAVTESNASRFLFCTDDKHLDDTLREGTIDYNVRYAIEHGIKWETAYAMASLHAANAYALQDRGAIVPGRRADYVLLTDPDRVVIREVFVKGEPVARDGKTIITSPKVTVPPNLRGELKTKEITDTVFELPLAHPKANVIGVIPKSIVTNHLVLDVPVVDGMFVQDTAQDLLKIAVIERHNGTDFSAVGIVQGFGMKRGAIAATVAHDSHNLVIVGTSDAEMKLAAERLVKAGGGVIAVKGEDVLAELPLEIAGLMTSRPFEEVGATLEKLNDALDVLEADRSFNPYLTMSFLCLPVIPNLKLTDSGLFDVKTFQHIKTQALR
- a CDS encoding peptide ABC transporter substrate-binding protein gives rise to the protein MKKQTKIAFAGLSSMALLAVAACGQDNESNGSSSSDGNKKQEVTFISTTDVPQLDPTKTTDSTSIIVTNNVFEGLYRLDGENKPTPGMAESVEVSDDKQTYTFKLRKDAKWSDGSSVTADDFIYSWKRALDPKTGAEYAYILQDLKNANKIMAGEAELDELGVKKIDDQTLEVQLEAPAPYFLGLTSFPTYLPLKQSFVEEKGDKFAMNVESMNFNGPFILSDWQSNAGWTYKKNPDYWDKANVKMDKIDVKVVKEISTGVNLFESKEVDFAPITSEFVSQYEQSEDYKTRPDARINFLRFNQKNKALQNENIRKALALGFEKQGITDVILNDGSEPANFIVAKDFTFTPDGEDFRAKYPDLQSFDAAEAKKAWEAGLKELGVKTVELDMLSRDEDAFKKVSEFLKGDLEKNLPGLTVKIKQQPFKNFLDLESKGDYDISAAGWGPDYQDPMTFLDMWLTDGSFNRMNYSNKEFDQLVKDAKKETDEAKRWSDLQEAEKMLLAEDYAIAPIYQKGEAYLQRANIDKLYRHPFGADMSFKWMEVK
- a CDS encoding MgtC/SapB family protein, which produces MAWVHSFQLEDLYKLMIAATFGTIIGFEREVKNKPVGIRTSLVITLISCLLTIVSINSVIFYEDIASHVQMDPMRIVAQIVAGIGFIGAGVILRRPHDIVSGLTTAAIIWAASGIGIAVGAGFIIESSFLVLFLFVSLESITWIMKRFNNSRFEANVIVAHLTLPETLDAETVKKALEQRGVRITNIRLRGTPQQLTLRMYSPHRVTIFILYDYLKSLGIEQIDLDQ
- a CDS encoding basic amino acid/polyamine antiporter → MMNQQKIGFFALAAMVIGSMVGGGAFNLPGAMAQKASAGPILIGWSITGLGMIMLALVFQHLANSKPELEGGIYAYAREGFGRFVGFNSAWGYWVSAWIGTVANITLVFNALSYFFPIFSAENRLFLLMMSVVVVWGLFWIVSSGIKEATLVNLITTIAKLVPILIFILLVGIAFNVRTFNLNFWGEGTELGSIFEQVKGTMLVTLWAFVGIEGAVVLSSRANKRSDVGKATVTGLIGVLVIYILISVLSLGVLTQEQLAGLNEPTMAYVLEAAIGPVGATIIMIGLIISLSGALLGWTILASEISYLVAKDGAFPRVFAKTNRNGAPVGALLITQIATQLVAAVALFSAQTYLVLSSIAGICALLPYLLSAVYSVRFSKAERNTKMLIFSIIASFYSIWLVYASGIWYIVIAALVYAPGIIAYSLAEREQKRSGMSRYEMIASGVLVILAGIAIYGMVAGQIQL
- a CDS encoding EAL and GGDEF domain-containing protein, with protein sequence MDRSTIDSYEVVMSKFPLPAFILNLDLTVRIWNPSAEDYWGWSADEVLGRTLPLLNPEDVAFSEQIWRSFLERRQVIQLPNTYFLHKTGTSMTATMLITPLFDDNDEYVIGASFCSLPSTAQQSDTKPLFQGLMDLRYAFDQIACVLVLDARGTITYANANMVDFTGFCPNQLIKRPWTQLLSAAENEVLMTIRSQIKQKKAWSGKMPIETSSSERKFLQATLIPIYDADGVRFQHLFIGTDVTETTRLEEELDFLVHHNEMTHLLNRRGFLREGATMFDHASPTQPLALILFDIDRFKVINDSFGTHIGDQLLQALALRLSQQTEGTLTFHPTSDLFGLLIPASDRNTLFQLVRKLQQVIQRPYYINGHSLIISCTFGITLYPSEASSLEDLFRRSEMALYSGKAVGTGTIQYLTHEMDQQFTRKVQLERSLFTALEDGAFSLAYQPIINLKTRRVNGFEALLRWNHTALGSIPPAEFIPLAEEAALITPINNWVVLEACEQLAEWQQTIDPKLTMAINISPHQFQSDSFIRTLQHLISNKIISPRSVTLEMTENIAILQTQRTLERMQLIKSLGFRLSIDDFGTGYSSLQYLSAFPIDELKIDKTFIDGIDVGNVGLLDSIIQLGRNLNLNLVAEGVETSSAEAYLKTTSCQQMQGFIFAKPLSVDEVDKRFNSSTS